In a genomic window of Thiosocius teredinicola:
- the bioC gene encoding malonyl-ACP O-methyltransferase BioC has protein sequence MGDVEEQPLDKRKARLSFGRAAQHYDEAAVLQHEIGRRMLERLDFVRHQPGVILDIGCGTGVATEALMKRYPKAQVFALDFAMPMLARTRKRGRWLRRPRCLCADLDHLPLADQSVDLVFANAALQWSTRPAQAFADISRVLKPGGLLMFSSFGPDTLKELRAAWSEVDGRPHVHNFIDMHDYGDTLMAAGLADPVMDVERMTLTYTDAMRLMREVKIIGAGNADVSRSRGLLSRQRLVEVCAAYEQFRDADGRLPLTYEVVHGHAWGAVQRKVDGETRVSVDVLRAGR, from the coding sequence ATGGGCGACGTTGAAGAGCAACCACTGGACAAGCGCAAAGCACGCCTGAGTTTCGGGCGGGCCGCGCAGCACTACGATGAGGCGGCCGTGCTGCAGCATGAGATCGGCAGACGCATGCTCGAGCGGCTCGATTTCGTCCGCCATCAACCCGGCGTGATACTCGATATCGGCTGCGGCACCGGGGTGGCCACCGAGGCGCTGATGAAGCGTTATCCAAAGGCCCAGGTGTTTGCGCTCGATTTCGCGATGCCGATGCTGGCGCGCACCCGCAAGCGTGGACGCTGGCTGCGCCGGCCGCGTTGCCTGTGTGCCGATCTCGATCACCTGCCGCTGGCGGATCAGAGCGTCGACCTGGTATTCGCCAACGCGGCACTGCAGTGGAGCACCCGGCCGGCACAGGCGTTTGCCGATATCAGCCGGGTACTGAAACCGGGAGGGCTGCTGATGTTCAGCAGTTTCGGTCCGGATACGCTCAAGGAACTGCGCGCGGCCTGGTCGGAAGTCGACGGTCGGCCTCATGTGCATAACTTCATCGATATGCACGACTATGGCGATACGCTGATGGCAGCGGGCCTGGCCGACCCGGTCATGGATGTGGAACGTATGACGCTGACCTACACTGATGCCATGCGTTTGATGCGCGAAGTCAAAATCATCGGTGCCGGCAACGCGGACGTGAGTCGTTCGCGCGGCCTGCTCAGCCGGCAACGCCTGGTTGAGGTATGTGCCGCCTATGAACAGTTCCGCGATGCCGACGGCAGACTGCCGTTGACCTACGAGGTGGTTCACGGTCATGCGTGGGGCGCGGTACAGCGCAAGGTGGATGGCGAAACGCGTGTTTCGGTCGATGTGCTGAGAGCCGGCCGGTGA
- the bioH gene encoding pimeloyl-ACP methyl ester esterase BioH, with product MSLYCQKTGQGAPLVLLHGWGMNAAVWEPILPTLAEHFEVNVIELPGHGASPPAPAAELRDWAQLCLDAAPRRAQWIGWSLGGQVALQAALMAPARVGRLSLVGTTPRFVQSVDWPCAMPTSTFEQFARALDDDANATLMRFLSLQVKGAEHARETLKQLRDEVAQRPPASAEGLSQGLELLLRTDLRGELAELACPTHWWFGARDTLVPSTITECLGDWLPASRIDVIDGAGHAPFLSHPQESLDLLLDFLPVS from the coding sequence ATGAGCCTGTATTGCCAGAAGACAGGGCAGGGCGCGCCGCTGGTGTTGCTGCATGGTTGGGGGATGAACGCGGCCGTGTGGGAGCCGATCCTGCCGACACTCGCTGAGCACTTCGAGGTCAACGTGATCGAGTTGCCGGGACACGGCGCCAGCCCGCCGGCGCCCGCTGCCGAGCTACGCGATTGGGCGCAGCTGTGCCTGGATGCCGCGCCCCGGCGTGCCCAGTGGATCGGTTGGTCGTTGGGTGGCCAGGTGGCGTTGCAGGCGGCGCTGATGGCCCCGGCAAGGGTGGGTCGGCTTTCGCTGGTGGGCACAACGCCGCGCTTCGTGCAAAGCGTCGATTGGCCGTGTGCGATGCCGACATCGACCTTCGAGCAGTTTGCCAGGGCGCTGGATGACGACGCCAACGCAACCCTGATGCGTTTTTTGAGTTTGCAGGTGAAAGGTGCGGAGCATGCACGTGAGACGTTGAAGCAGCTGCGCGATGAGGTCGCGCAGCGACCGCCGGCGAGCGCCGAAGGGCTGAGCCAGGGTTTGGAGCTGCTGTTGCGCACTGACCTGCGTGGCGAACTGGCGGAGCTCGCGTGTCCCACCCATTGGTGGTTCGGTGCGCGTGACACGCTGGTGCCTTCGACGATTACGGAATGCCTGGGTGACTGGTTACCGGCGAGCCGGATCGATGTGATCGACGGCGCCGGCCACGCACCGTTTCTATCGCATCCGCAGGAGAGTTTGGATTTGTTGTTGGATTTTCTACCGGTGAGTTGA
- the bioF gene encoding 8-amino-7-oxononanoate synthase: MDESSMQSLQAALEQRRREGLYRQRRVTDGAQGPELVVDGRRMLSFCSNDYLGLAADPRLGEAVNRGVARYGVGSGAAHLISGHSAAHHALEEELAEFTGRERALLFSTGYMANLGVLSALLGRSDTVLEDRLNHASLIDGGILSRARFKRYAHADTDALAGLLREGEARCLVATDGVFSMDGDIAPLAGLAEQCSAHNAWLMVDDAHGIGVVGPQGRGSIVAAELGESDVPILMGTLGKALGTAGAFVAGPEVLIETLIQQARPYIYTTAMPAAIAEATRASLRIVLDEEWRRERLQGLIVRFRRGAARIGLELMDSETPIQPILLGSAQRALQWSDRLYREGILVTAIRPPTVPDGAARLRVTLSASHTVSQVETLLSVLEETAAELA; encoded by the coding sequence ATGGACGAATCATCGATGCAGTCGTTGCAGGCTGCGCTGGAACAACGTCGACGCGAGGGCCTGTACCGGCAACGCCGGGTGACCGACGGTGCACAGGGGCCGGAACTGGTCGTCGACGGCCGGCGCATGCTCAGCTTCTGTTCCAACGACTATCTTGGTCTGGCTGCCGACCCGCGTCTGGGCGAGGCAGTGAATCGCGGTGTGGCGCGCTACGGCGTCGGCAGCGGCGCGGCGCACCTGATCAGCGGCCATAGCGCTGCGCATCATGCCCTCGAAGAAGAACTTGCCGAGTTCACCGGACGCGAACGTGCGCTGTTGTTCTCGACCGGCTACATGGCCAATCTCGGGGTGCTCAGCGCGCTGCTGGGTCGTAGCGACACCGTTTTGGAAGATCGCCTCAACCACGCCTCGCTGATCGATGGCGGCATCCTGTCACGCGCACGCTTCAAGCGTTATGCGCATGCCGACACCGACGCACTGGCGGGTTTGCTGCGCGAGGGTGAAGCACGTTGCCTGGTGGCGACCGACGGCGTGTTCAGCATGGACGGCGACATTGCGCCGCTGGCTGGTCTGGCAGAGCAGTGCTCGGCCCACAACGCCTGGCTGATGGTCGACGATGCGCACGGTATCGGGGTTGTCGGCCCGCAAGGCAGAGGCAGTATTGTGGCTGCGGAACTCGGTGAATCGGATGTGCCGATCCTGATGGGCACGCTGGGCAAGGCGCTGGGCACGGCCGGTGCATTCGTCGCCGGGCCTGAGGTGCTGATCGAAACGCTGATCCAGCAGGCGCGACCCTATATCTACACCACCGCCATGCCGGCAGCGATCGCCGAGGCAACGCGTGCCAGCCTGCGCATCGTGCTCGACGAGGAATGGCGGCGTGAGCGTCTGCAGGGTCTGATCGTCCGTTTCCGTCGCGGCGCTGCGCGTATCGGGCTCGAGTTGATGGATTCGGAAACACCGATCCAGCCGATTCTGCTCGGTTCTGCGCAGCGCGCGCTGCAATGGAGCGATCGGCTTTACCGCGAAGGTATCCTGGTAACGGCGATTCGCCCGCCGACCGTGCCCGATGGTGCCGCGCGCCTGCGCGTGACCCTGTCGGCGTCGCACACGGTATCGCAGGTCGAGACCTTGCTGAGCGTACTCGAAGAGACGGCGGCTGAGCTGGCATGA
- the bioB gene encoding biotin synthase BioB: MSAAELRHDWSLDEIRALFALPFNDLLFRAQSVHRQYFDPNQVQVSTLLSIKTGACAEDCAYCSQSAKYDTGLEREKLLPLDEVIAAAQTAKDKGSTRFCMGAAWRNPTDKNLDKVIDMITAVRGLGMETCVTLGMLTGTQAQRLREAGLDYYNHNLDTSPEFYGNVITTRTFQDRLDTLKHVREAGINVCSGGILGMGENGTDRARMLQELSNLEQHPESVPINMLVQIEGTPLYGSDTIDSLEFVRSIAVARILMPKSYVRLSAGRTDMSDETQALCFLAGANSIFYGERLLTTDNPDADHDQQLFDRLGINRQEVELAADQQVCCGAGT, from the coding sequence ATGAGCGCCGCCGAGCTCCGCCATGATTGGTCGCTGGACGAAATCCGCGCCCTGTTTGCCTTGCCGTTCAACGATCTGCTGTTTCGCGCTCAGAGCGTGCACCGTCAATATTTCGATCCCAACCAGGTGCAGGTCAGCACCCTGTTGTCGATCAAGACCGGCGCTTGCGCCGAGGACTGTGCCTACTGTTCGCAGAGCGCCAAATACGACACCGGGCTGGAGCGCGAGAAGCTGCTGCCGCTCGACGAGGTGATTGCCGCCGCACAGACTGCGAAAGACAAGGGCTCGACCCGTTTCTGTATGGGTGCCGCGTGGCGCAACCCAACCGACAAGAATCTCGACAAGGTGATCGACATGATCACCGCGGTACGTGGCCTGGGCATGGAGACCTGTGTCACCCTGGGGATGCTGACCGGCACCCAGGCGCAGCGTCTGCGCGAGGCCGGCCTGGATTACTACAACCACAACCTCGACACCTCGCCCGAGTTCTACGGCAACGTCATCACCACGCGCACCTTCCAGGATCGCCTCGATACCCTCAAGCATGTGCGCGAAGCAGGCATCAACGTGTGTTCCGGCGGCATCCTCGGCATGGGCGAGAACGGCACCGACCGCGCGCGCATGTTGCAGGAGCTGTCCAATCTCGAGCAGCATCCGGAATCGGTGCCGATCAACATGCTGGTGCAGATCGAAGGTACGCCGCTGTACGGCAGCGATACGATCGACTCGCTGGAGTTTGTGCGCAGCATCGCGGTTGCGCGCATCCTGATGCCCAAGAGCTATGTGCGTCTGTCGGCCGGACGCACCGACATGAGCGACGAGACTCAGGCGCTGTGCTTCCTGGCCGGAGCCAACTCGATCTTCTACGGTGAGCGCCTGTTGACGACGGATAATCCCGACGCCGATCACGACCAACAGTTGTTCGATCGCCTCGGTATCAACCGGCAGGAGGTCGAACTGGCCGCCGATCAGCAGGTTTGCTGCGGCGCCGGTACCTGA
- a CDS encoding ComF family protein, translated as MIAPLRYAPPVDDLVAGFKYHHRLALGRSLTGLLAGAIDTAVDPPDLLLPIPAGSARLRERGFNQAAEIARGLSRHLHIPWSSRHLVRSGSAGQQRKLSRLNRRRNARGMFLCVGDLPPRVAVIDDVMTTGATAEEAAHSLKRAGVAHVEVWTVARTPRDG; from the coding sequence GTGATTGCCCCGCTACGCTATGCCCCGCCGGTTGACGACCTGGTAGCCGGCTTCAAGTATCACCACCGTCTTGCGCTGGGACGCAGCCTGACCGGCCTGCTGGCCGGCGCTATCGACACCGCGGTAGATCCGCCCGATCTGCTGCTACCGATCCCGGCCGGCAGCGCGCGACTGCGCGAACGCGGATTCAACCAGGCCGCGGAGATCGCACGTGGATTGTCTCGACACCTGCACATCCCATGGTCGTCGCGCCACCTGGTGCGTAGCGGGTCGGCCGGACAACAACGCAAGCTGTCGCGCCTGAACCGGCGGCGCAATGCGCGCGGGATGTTTCTGTGTGTTGGAGATCTGCCACCGCGGGTGGCGGTCATCGACGATGTGATGACAACCGGCGCAACGGCCGAAGAGGCGGCGCACAGTCTGAAGCGCGCCGGGGTCGCTCACGTCGAGGTCTGGACGGTCGCCCGGACCCCGCGTGACGGTTAG
- the dksA gene encoding RNA polymerase-binding protein DksA, with product MTVELPADYEPSPDEEYMNPMQLEYFRRQLIRWREELMTEAQETLDNLRDKSYQEVGDEADRASRESEHGLELRTRDRYRKLQRKIEQALERIDDGSYGYCEDTGEPIGVMRLKARPIATLTIDAQERREMKERVLADR from the coding sequence ATGACGGTGGAACTTCCGGCCGATTACGAGCCGAGCCCGGATGAGGAGTACATGAACCCGATGCAGCTGGAATATTTCCGGCGGCAATTGATTCGCTGGCGCGAGGAGCTGATGACTGAAGCCCAGGAAACGCTCGACAACCTGCGCGACAAGTCGTACCAGGAAGTCGGCGACGAGGCGGACCGCGCCAGCCGCGAAAGCGAGCATGGCCTGGAACTGCGGACCCGCGACCGTTACCGCAAGCTGCAGCGCAAGATCGAGCAGGCGCTCGAGCGTATCGACGATGGCAGCTACGGCTACTGCGAAGATACGGGTGAGCCGATTGGCGTCATGCGTTTGAAGGCGCGCCCGATTGCCACCTTGACGATCGATGCGCAGGAACGCCGTGAGATGAAAGAGCGGGTGCTGGCCGACCGCTGA
- a CDS encoding alpha/beta hydrolase codes for MSVLRWLVIPIGLLLLLAWAWIALHAPPDPHRLENGASIEWVDCWFETPWWRPVHCGRFHTAFEQGAQPQQFSLPVVYIPQWFWLRGGPPVQYIAGGPGGSAWLQPDEAPFWLEWAKSNRWNGDLVLYDQRGVGLSNPALDCPELHELRREMLPVPVSNEEAYPLIREATRACHDRLQAEGWDLRRFTTRHNADDAIDLMRTMGLEQWNVYGVSYGTRVALEMMRMAPESLRAVILDSPYPPHVNPELADAWLLQRVFELFSRICGLADQCADSPEALTQVLEAAFERVQREPVKLSVRDPLFGGDLAVVYTDDDLPWLLFEAFYQWDLIPRLPDSMRELAEGELDSNLRDLIQTSIETFLDFALSDPVATSVDCHDTAEVTAAEAERELRRFPRAAPYKKLDWEFHACRFWESGRAPADFFEPVRSAVPTLVLAGEFDPVTPPEWAESTDKYLENSELFIFPGIGHGVLDSHVCAAELSRVFLADPQNPAPPQCLSGI; via the coding sequence ATGAGTGTATTGCGCTGGTTGGTCATACCGATCGGGTTGCTGCTGCTCCTAGCCTGGGCCTGGATCGCCCTGCACGCGCCGCCGGATCCGCATCGGTTGGAAAACGGCGCCAGCATCGAGTGGGTGGATTGTTGGTTCGAGACGCCCTGGTGGCGCCCGGTGCACTGTGGGCGCTTCCACACCGCGTTCGAACAGGGTGCGCAGCCGCAGCAGTTTTCGCTTCCTGTGGTGTACATCCCGCAATGGTTCTGGCTGCGTGGCGGCCCGCCGGTACAGTACATCGCGGGCGGGCCGGGCGGCTCGGCCTGGCTGCAACCGGACGAAGCGCCGTTCTGGCTGGAATGGGCCAAGTCGAACCGCTGGAACGGTGACCTGGTGCTCTACGATCAACGCGGTGTCGGCCTGTCGAACCCGGCGCTGGATTGTCCGGAGCTGCATGAACTGCGTCGCGAGATGTTGCCGGTGCCGGTGTCGAACGAAGAGGCCTACCCACTGATCCGCGAGGCGACGCGCGCCTGTCACGATCGCCTGCAGGCCGAGGGTTGGGATCTCCGCCGCTTTACCACTCGCCACAACGCCGACGACGCCATCGACCTGATGCGTACGATGGGCCTGGAGCAATGGAACGTGTACGGCGTGTCGTACGGCACGCGCGTGGCGTTGGAGATGATGCGCATGGCGCCCGAGTCGTTGCGCGCGGTCATCCTCGATTCGCCTTACCCGCCGCACGTCAATCCCGAGCTGGCCGATGCCTGGCTGCTGCAACGCGTATTCGAACTGTTCAGCCGAATCTGCGGCCTGGCGGATCAATGTGCCGACTCGCCCGAGGCGTTGACGCAGGTGCTCGAGGCGGCGTTCGAGCGGGTGCAGCGCGAACCCGTCAAGTTGAGTGTGCGCGATCCGCTGTTCGGCGGCGATCTTGCCGTCGTCTACACCGATGACGACCTGCCTTGGCTGTTGTTCGAGGCGTTTTATCAATGGGATCTGATCCCGCGGCTGCCGGATAGCATGCGCGAGTTGGCCGAGGGTGAACTCGACAGCAACCTGCGCGACCTGATCCAGACGAGCATCGAGACCTTCCTCGATTTCGCGCTCAGCGATCCGGTGGCCACGTCCGTCGATTGCCACGACACCGCCGAGGTGACCGCCGCCGAGGCCGAACGCGAACTGCGGCGTTTCCCGCGGGCGGCGCCGTACAAAAAGCTCGATTGGGAATTCCATGCCTGCCGATTCTGGGAGTCGGGGCGGGCGCCGGCCGACTTCTTCGAACCGGTGCGTAGCGCGGTGCCGACCCTGGTGCTGGCCGGCGAGTTTGATCCCGTGACCCCGCCGGAATGGGCGGAAAGTACCGATAAATATCTGGAAAACAGCGAGTTATTTATCTTTCCGGGTATCGGGCACGGGGTACTGGACAGCCATGTCTGTGCGGCCGAGCTGTCTCGGGTGTTTCTCGCCGATCCGCAGAATCCGGCGCCTCCCCAGTGTCTCAGTGGGATCTGA
- the ubiA gene encoding 4-hydroxybenzoate octaprenyltransferase: MSATPHTADAVDWRTRLRHYWVLVRADRPIGIYLLLWPAMWALWVAAGGIPPWWILLVFVSGTALMRSAGCAINDFADRDFDGLVERTAQRPLATGAVSPREALAVFAVLSLIAFALVLTLNSKTIAHSFVAVGLAALYPFTKRVTNMPQLVLGTAFGWAVPMAFTALQNQIPPVAWVMFSATVIWALIYDTMYAMVDRDDDLKIGVKSTAILFGRFDRLIIGVLQIVMLALLWQVGSMAERGLPYSIGLGAAAALFLYQQWLIRERARAACFKAFLNNHYVGLLVFAGLLVDYLLNPAL, encoded by the coding sequence GTGAGTGCGACCCCGCACACGGCCGACGCCGTCGACTGGCGCACCCGCTTGCGGCACTACTGGGTGCTGGTGCGCGCCGATCGGCCGATCGGTATCTACCTGTTGCTGTGGCCCGCCATGTGGGCGCTGTGGGTCGCGGCCGGCGGCATTCCACCCTGGTGGATCCTGCTGGTGTTCGTGTCGGGCACCGCGCTGATGCGCTCTGCCGGATGCGCGATCAATGATTTTGCGGACCGCGACTTCGACGGCCTCGTCGAGCGTACCGCGCAACGGCCGTTGGCGACCGGCGCAGTATCGCCGCGCGAGGCACTGGCGGTGTTTGCCGTGCTCAGCCTGATCGCCTTCGCGCTGGTGCTGACGCTCAACAGCAAGACGATTGCGCACTCGTTTGTTGCAGTGGGCCTGGCGGCGCTTTACCCCTTCACCAAGCGGGTGACCAACATGCCGCAGCTGGTGCTGGGCACGGCATTCGGCTGGGCGGTGCCGATGGCCTTCACCGCGCTGCAGAACCAGATACCGCCGGTTGCCTGGGTGATGTTCAGCGCAACCGTGATCTGGGCGCTGATCTACGACACCATGTACGCGATGGTCGATCGTGACGACGATCTGAAGATCGGCGTGAAATCGACCGCGATCCTGTTTGGCCGATTCGACCGCCTGATCATCGGTGTGCTGCAGATCGTCATGTTGGCGCTGTTGTGGCAGGTTGGCAGCATGGCCGAACGTGGTCTGCCGTACAGCATTGGCTTGGGCGCAGCAGCGGCGTTGTTCCTGTACCAGCAGTGGCTGATTCGCGAGCGCGCCCGCGCCGCTTGCTTCAAGGCCTTCCTCAACAACCACTATGTGGGCCTGTTGGTGTTTGCCGGCCTGTTAGTCGACTACCTGTTGAACCCGGCTTTATGA
- a CDS encoding chorismate--pyruvate lyase family protein: MFQRRKRRPTGLREAPWCELDLRRLPGSSPQMQAWLSDRGSLTRSVIASCRGKFRIDLLAQQRGEALPSEAAMLGSERTAATLIREVHLCCGRDAYVYARTLMPLSSLRGPVHALTQLGRRPLGEVLFSNPTTRRLRVEVACITPRHRLFARATDHLARKPEALWGRRTLFEYGGERILVNEIFLPGLPELRA, encoded by the coding sequence ATGTTTCAACGTCGTAAGCGGCGCCCGACGGGCCTGCGCGAAGCCCCATGGTGTGAGCTCGACCTGCGTCGCCTGCCCGGCAGCTCGCCGCAGATGCAGGCCTGGCTGAGCGACCGTGGGTCATTGACCCGTTCGGTGATCGCCAGTTGTCGCGGCAAGTTCCGCATCGACCTGCTGGCGCAACAGCGCGGCGAGGCCTTGCCGAGCGAGGCCGCCATGCTGGGCAGTGAGCGCACCGCGGCCACGCTGATCCGCGAGGTGCACCTGTGCTGCGGTCGTGACGCCTATGTCTACGCCCGCACCTTGATGCCGTTGAGCAGCCTGCGCGGCCCGGTGCATGCGCTGACCCAGTTGGGTCGTCGGCCGCTGGGCGAGGTGCTGTTCTCCAACCCGACGACCCGCCGCTTGCGAGTCGAGGTCGCCTGCATCACCCCACGTCACCGACTGTTCGCGCGCGCCACCGATCATCTTGCGCGCAAGCCGGAGGCCTTGTGGGGTCGACGAACGCTGTTCGAATATGGTGGCGAACGCATTCTGGTAAACGAGATTTTTCTACCCGGCCTGCCGGAGTTGCGCGCGTGA
- the recG gene encoding ATP-dependent DNA helicase RecG, producing MVSSPKSLAETPVTALKGVGPKSAERLHKLGIENVQDLLFHLPTRYQDRTRIVPIGSLRPGDQAVIQGEVELADIRYGRRRSLMVRLADGTGHIMLRFFHFSNAQKDNMRRGSWLRCFGEVRNGPQSYELVHPEVERVAEGEPAEVEQALTPIYPTTEGMHQLTWRDLTGRALDLLGQGGLQELLPDKVLAQHDMPPLADAVRLLHRPPPDQSQQLLSEAGHPAQRRLALEELLAHQLSLRVLRQRQRRKGAPALRGDGGLQQALLNSLPFELTAAQQRVADQLRKDLAQRHPAQRLVQGDVGSGKTIVAALAALMGVEAGYQVALMAPTELLAEQHLRNFSNWLAPLGVEVGWLSGRHKGKRREATLAALRDGSIQVAVGTHALFQDDVAFDRLGLVVVDEQHRFGVHQRLALREKGGGNQVPHQLVMTATPIPRTLAMTAYADLDLSVIDELPPGRTPVSTVVVADARRDQVVERVALACRDGRQAYWVCTLIEESEALQCQAAEDTAAALTEALEGLRVGLVHGRLKAADKEAVMASFKAGDIDLLVATTVIEVGVDVPSASLMVIENAERLGLSQLHQLRGRVGRGAQQSHCVLMYHPPLGQVAQERLAVMRETNDGFEIARRDLEIRGPGEVLGTRQTGEMQFRIADLLRDQELVPGVQALADQLLVEHPESVAPLMHRWIGHKVQYADV from the coding sequence GTGGTCAGTTCCCCGAAAAGCCTCGCTGAAACGCCGGTTACCGCACTCAAGGGTGTCGGACCGAAGAGCGCCGAGCGCCTGCACAAGCTTGGCATCGAGAACGTGCAGGATCTGCTGTTCCATTTGCCGACCCGTTACCAGGACCGCACGCGCATTGTGCCCATCGGCAGCCTGCGGCCGGGCGATCAGGCGGTCATCCAGGGCGAGGTCGAACTGGCCGACATCCGCTACGGGCGCCGTCGCTCGCTGATGGTGAGATTGGCCGATGGCACAGGCCACATCATGCTGCGCTTCTTTCACTTCAGTAATGCGCAGAAAGACAACATGCGCCGTGGCAGTTGGCTGCGTTGCTTTGGCGAGGTGCGCAACGGGCCGCAAAGCTACGAACTGGTCCACCCCGAGGTCGAGCGCGTGGCCGAGGGTGAGCCTGCCGAGGTCGAACAGGCGCTGACCCCGATCTACCCGACCACCGAAGGCATGCATCAACTGACCTGGCGCGACCTGACCGGTCGCGCACTCGATCTGCTCGGCCAGGGCGGCTTGCAAGAGCTGCTGCCGGACAAGGTACTCGCGCAGCACGACATGCCGCCGTTGGCCGATGCTGTGCGTTTGTTGCATCGTCCGCCGCCTGATCAATCGCAGCAGTTACTGTCCGAGGCCGGCCATCCGGCGCAGCGTCGCTTGGCGCTCGAAGAATTGCTTGCGCACCAGCTCAGCCTGCGTGTGTTGCGTCAACGCCAACGGCGCAAAGGTGCGCCGGCACTGCGTGGCGACGGCGGCTTGCAGCAGGCCTTGTTGAACAGCCTGCCGTTCGAGCTGACGGCTGCGCAGCAACGGGTGGCCGATCAGTTGCGCAAAGATCTCGCGCAGCGGCATCCGGCGCAACGCCTGGTGCAAGGCGACGTCGGCTCGGGCAAGACCATTGTTGCTGCACTGGCGGCATTGATGGGCGTCGAGGCCGGGTATCAGGTGGCCCTGATGGCGCCGACCGAACTGCTGGCGGAACAACACCTGCGCAACTTCAGCAACTGGCTGGCGCCGTTGGGCGTCGAGGTCGGTTGGCTCAGCGGACGGCACAAAGGCAAACGGCGCGAGGCCACGCTGGCCGCCTTGCGCGACGGCTCGATCCAGGTCGCCGTCGGCACACACGCGCTGTTCCAGGACGACGTGGCGTTCGACCGGCTGGGGCTGGTCGTGGTCGACGAGCAACATCGCTTCGGCGTGCATCAACGTCTCGCGCTGCGCGAGAAGGGCGGTGGCAACCAGGTGCCACATCAATTGGTTATGACCGCAACGCCGATTCCGCGCACGCTGGCGATGACTGCCTATGCCGACCTGGACCTGTCGGTCATCGATGAACTGCCGCCGGGGCGCACGCCGGTCAGCACCGTGGTCGTCGCCGACGCACGCCGCGACCAGGTTGTCGAGCGGGTGGCGCTGGCCTGCCGCGATGGGCGTCAGGCTTACTGGGTATGCACGTTGATCGAAGAGTCCGAGGCATTGCAATGCCAGGCCGCCGAGGATACGGCAGCGGCGCTCACCGAGGCCCTCGAAGGCCTGCGGGTAGGGCTGGTTCATGGCCGTTTGAAGGCGGCCGACAAGGAGGCTGTCATGGCGTCTTTCAAGGCCGGTGATATCGATTTGCTGGTCGCGACCACGGTGATCGAGGTCGGTGTCGATGTGCCGAGCGCCAGCCTGATGGTGATCGAGAATGCCGAGCGCCTGGGGCTGTCGCAGCTGCACCAGCTACGCGGGCGGGTCGGCAGGGGAGCGCAACAGAGTCATTGCGTATTGATGTACCACCCGCCGCTGGGTCAGGTCGCACAGGAGCGATTGGCGGTGATGCGCGAGACCAACGACGGTTTCGAGATCGCCCGTCGCGACCTGGAGATCCGTGGACCGGGCGAGGTGCTCGGCACCCGCCAGACCGGCGAGATGCAGTTTCGCATCGCCGACCTGTTGCGCGATCAGGAACTGGTGCCGGGGGTGCAGGCGCTGGCCGATCAGTTGCTCGTCGAGCATCCTGAATCGGTCGCGCCGTTGATGCATCGTTGGATCGGCCACAAGGTGCAGTATGCCGACGTGTAG
- a CDS encoding lipocalin family protein, with product MRYLMASACMVLFAGCTGLPKGIEPVQGFEIDRYLGKWYEIARLDHSFEQGLSHVSAEYSLRDDGGVAVLNRGYSTEDSAWQEADGKAYFVRNADEGYLKVSFFGPFYGAYVVFELDKPDYQYAFIAGNDRSYLWLLARTPQVDEALKAHFIERAKALGFAADELIFVEQENPPPAD from the coding sequence ATGCGGTATTTGATGGCTTCGGCATGCATGGTGCTATTTGCGGGTTGTACCGGTCTGCCTAAAGGTATCGAACCGGTACAAGGGTTTGAGATCGACCGTTATCTCGGTAAGTGGTACGAGATTGCGCGGCTCGATCACTCGTTCGAACAGGGGCTGTCGCATGTTTCGGCCGAATACAGTCTGCGCGACGACGGCGGCGTGGCCGTGCTCAATCGCGGTTACTCGACCGAAGACAGCGCATGGCAGGAGGCCGACGGCAAGGCCTACTTTGTGCGCAATGCTGACGAAGGCTATCTCAAGGTATCGTTCTTCGGCCCATTCTACGGTGCCTACGTGGTGTTCGAACTCGACAAGCCGGATTACCAGTATGCGTTCATCGCCGGCAATGATCGTTCATATCTGTGGTTGCTGGCGCGTACCCCGCAGGTTGATGAAGCGCTCAAGGCGCACTTTATTGAGCGTGCAAAGGCGCTGGGTTTTGCCGCCGACGAGCTGATTTTCGTCGAGCAAGAGAATCCGCCGCCGGCTGACTGA